The DNA region ACTTGTTTTCTTCAAATGAAATCCTATGTTGTCCCCAGGAACACTCCTCAATTATGGTGTTTGCGCATTAGACTCCGACTCAGAGGACGGCCGGTTCTTTGACTCGGGGTGCTTTATTTCCTCTATCATCCTAACAGCTTCATCCATTCTAGGCCTCATATCAGGTGCCTTAGCAACACAAGCCAATGCAATCTGAAGCATCTGCACCATCTCCTCTTCAACGTATTGGCCTCTTAGAAGCTCCTCATCGAAAACTTCAGCTGTCCATTCTTCTCTAACAACAGACTTCACCCACCTTGGAAGATCGACGATGTCTTCATGCCCCGGATGCCTCATTGGTGTCTTCCCTGTCAACATTTCAAGAAGCAGCACACCAAAGCTGTACACATCAGATTTTTGTGTGATCTTCTTCGCATCAGTTACTTCTGGAGCACGGTAGCCATTGGCTCTTGACATGGTTGCCGGAGTGTTCATCAGTGGAGGCAAGCCAACATCGGATATGCAGGCATCAAGTTCTTGGGATATGAGAACATTGGTGGATTTGATGTTGCCATGTGTGAACTTTGGACCGCATTCAGAGTGAATGAATGCAACTCCCTTGGCTGCTCCAAGTGAAATCTTCACCCTTGAATCCCAGTCTAATGGAGTTCTTGTTGCACCCCTGTTTCCTATTGTTGTTTGGGACAGAAGATAAGTCAAATACATAGGATTATCAATTAGTACTGGTTATGGCAGGAATTACGCTCTTACATACAAATTCTTACTTCAATTTTACGATGGATTACCAATTACTGAACAAAGCTAAGCAATGAGTGCAAAAAATGCCATGATAATTGACAACAAATACATGGAGCAATGGTGAACTTAGAACTTACCATGCAACAAGTGAAACAAGCTTCCACCAAGCATGAAGTTATAAACTAGAAGCTTCTCATCTTTGGAATAGTAATAAGCACGAAGCGGCATGACATTCGGGTGGCGTCCAATCCTCCCAACAATTTCCATCTGCTGCTCAAACTCCTTCTTTCCAACAACAACTTCCTTCAACCGCTTAACTACCACAGTTGTTCCTTCCTCCAAAACAGCCTTGTATGCTGTTCCATAACTCCCTTTACCAAGAACTTCGGCCGAAGCCTTCAGTAAGTCCTCAAGATCAAAGCTATAAGATGAACCTTCAAAGAAGAATAACTTGTTCTTTTCGGCCTCTTGAACTCCACTCCCAAAACTCTTGGAAATCTCAGTCTTTCCAGCACAAGATCCCTTCCCTTTGAGTATGCCACCGCTTTTTTTAGTACTGTCTTTCGGTTTTCGCTTCAAACAgcatataaagaacactaaaactAGCAGGGAGAGAAATGCAATGCCTCCAATGACAAGAGCAAGTATAGTAGCTAGGCCAAAGTTATTCTTATGATCCTTTTGATCTTGTGTAGTTGATGGAGAGGATGGTTGATACTCAGGGGAAGGAGATGGAGAAGGGGATATCGATGAGCAATTGTTGAGAGGCGGTCCGCATAAGCGCGAGTTACCTACGAAAGAAGTGTAAGGAAATGTCTTAACAGAATTTGGAATTGTTCCGTTCAGGTTATTATAGCTCAAATTCAATTGTTTAAGCCTTGGAAGGTTGAATTCAGGGATAGTTCCAGAAATGTTGTTGTTTTGTAAATACAACCAGGTGAGTCTTCTCAGATTCTGAAATGCTGGTGGAATTCTTCCAGAGAAGGAGTTAAAGGAAACATCGAATGCCACGAGTTTAGGGGAGACAGAGGATGGAATTGGACCTGAGAAATTATTGTGGTGAAGCAGTGCAAATTGGAGTGAAGGAATGGAAACTATGTCAGAAGGAAGATTTCCTTTAAGGCCATTTGAATGAAGGCTAAGGACTCTAAGAGTGTCTAGTTTTCCTAAAGTGTTCTCTGGAATTGAACCGGTTAGTCCAATTCCCGGGAGACGGATGCCGGTGACTCGGGTTCTGTTCGAGTTACAAGTCACACCAATCCATGAGTTGCAAACTGAAGTAGATTCATTCCAGTTTAGCCTTGGTGCATGTGGAACGGCTGAAGCAAACTCTAAGAGAGCTTGTTTGTCAGAGTTTAAATCAGCTACAATCAATTCAAAGAGTGAAACTATGAAGCTTAGAAGGACAAGCACAACGATGAATAACCGCAACTTCATCGAGCTTGCTTTGGTTTGAGTCAGACAAAGATAGTCACAATTTCTGATCTCAACTGTTAATCATGCTTTCCTGGTTTGCATTTGGAAATTGCAGCAAATTATTAGCATATCATACGGCTAGAAAAGTAAAACATGTTCAAGGCTAAAATTAACTATGCTAATCATGAACCTAGTCAAAGTCAGTGATACCTTCAGTTCTGAAAATATGGAACTTTTATAGAAATCATTTAAAACAAGTTTGGCCAACAAATTTttctgaaaattttattttagtacaGAAAATGATTTTGTTGATGCAGAATGCATCACATATTGCAACTTACCGATAAACAGATTCTGAATAGGGAAAGGGATTTACTTCTTTCAGATGTGGCATTCAGGAATGTTAGTTCATTCAATAGTTAGATGTTATGCTGACTCTAAcatttaataaagaaaaaaaaaagtaaaaaaaaaaaagcctaaaGCTAGTTTGTGAACTTTAAATAATGCTGTATTAAAGTGCACTTTCCATTTAGAATAAAGAAATCTCTCTTATAGAAACGGTGCTTAAACGTCTGACAAACAGCCAAGAAGGGAGAAggggttaaaaaataaataaataaagagcaTTGTGATAATGGAGAATCCTAGATAAAATagaactgaaaaagaaaaagcttaaaGCTTGGTTCTCCCCTTgtgctttataaagaaaaagcaTTCTTTGTTAAAGGTGGAACTGCATTCTCTTAGTTTTAAAAAGAACAATACATAAATCATTGGTGTTGATTTTCCATTTTTGCCACCTATCTGTGGTCAGTGAATGTTGCAGAAAAGTGTCTTGTTTTCAAGCACTGAAATATTTGAGGAACAAGATTAAGACACGTACAAAAACAAAGGATAACTAAAGGGTCAAGCTAGCATTTAGATTAAACAATTCAAAGCAAGCATAACCATCAGAATTTCACTGAAAACAACATGCTGATTCCTTCACTGAATTTAAGCAAGACAAAAAAAGGAATTGAGGATTATACCAACTAACTAAAAAATTCTACTATTGCaatcctctttctctttctccatgaatatatatatatatatatatatatatatatatatggaaatgTATGATTAACAATTCTCTGAGGATCAGGATCCAAGAACAATTAGTATGGTTCAGAACTAGAACAGCTGCaataatttataatttcatattGTTACAAGTTAGGAAATGCAAATattcaaatagaaaaaataaaaattaaataaagtgagGTATTTTACTCACCTTCGTCACAAAACAAATCATATAGTAAAGCAGAACTGTAGAAAATTTTGCGTAGGTATCATGGAATTCAAGAAGAAAGCCAAATTTATAAGCATAAGCCATGAAGATTTTCCATTTTCTATGAAGTGGAGCAGAGAAGAACTTTATATACTGTTGTGCATTAAACACTTGAATGACAAGAAACCTTTTTTGTAATTAAGAGGGAGGTTAGTTTctctaaaattcacttttatttttattgcttcttCAACACCGTTGGAGTTGGTGGCATAAAGGATTAACTAATAACAACTTAGTTTCTTCTTTTGTCAAGGGATTTATCACACACAACGAGAGCGGGTCATCCAATATAAACCAAGTTCCGAAAACTAGTTTGCTAAAACGACAGCAATAATGGGGAATTCACCGTCTCAGTTTTTTTCAAACTAAGTACTAGTGGATTGATGTGATATGATTTGTTGATTTGAATAATACTACACATCCAAgtctttttgttaattaaattcaactaagttggtttaatataataaaaaagttataatcagcattatttttgttattatttaatttagttggGCTTAGTTTATAAAAGACTTTGTATGTGTAATATTTTTCTGTTATACTTATTTGTACTAAATTTAATATGAGGAATGTTAGGGGATTACCAAGTTTTGTTATTTATAGCTATCAAGTAGTTATTATTGATGTTTTTAacggtgtgagatttcatccaataacATAGGATTACTCATTTTTCTTCTGCTAGTTAAGTGCTCATCAGATTTTTAATAAAAGTGATAGTTCCTAAACTTTCTTATTTAATATTGTATTATTAGATTTgatgtaaatttattttatattattttaatattaaaaatgtatTAACTTAATGAATCACATTATAGAACatttttatacatattatttttgtatttttactttttaattttaaaaataattgataataataaaaaaattgtatcttatattataaaaatatttaccaaTGTAAATAAAAAGATTACAGACCCCATTTTTCTCAAAATATTCTTGAGATGTCAAATTGTTACCGGTGAAAATAGGCAGACACCAGAGGAACATTGGATGGGTTGAGTAGGTGACAAAACCTTATCAAAAGGAAGTACCAAGAGTACAAGAGTAAATGATGATTTTGGTGATATGTCTTTGGACGTGACTATTCAAGAAGACCTTAATAAAGAGAATTCTACTATGAAGAGGGGTTTGTGGAAAGAAATTGATAAATAATGTGTAtaatttatgttaaaaattaataaaaattaaatgatatattcttttaaaaaaattcagtTATTATCTATAAAAGTAAATTTTGgtctctttattatttttctttttcactataGTAGACATCACGTGGAGTATTTACCCTCATGAGTGTTACTACTCCTTCCTATCTACAGCAAAGATGGTAATTGACTGGCAGTAATTTCTTCAGCCCAACAAGGGTATGAACCACAGTACAAAATGTCAAAATTTTCAAGAATGACTACACAAATAGTGTCACATTTTTTAGTTTTGACACAGTTAACAAAGAACGCAAATAAATTTATGATACAAAGAATGGTGATATACAGGTTAATGGAGCAAATTGGGAATTTATTTTGGTATGGGGTACAGGCAATTCGGTGGAAGGTATTGTATGGACCAGTGTATTCAAAATTTGCTTTCAAACTATTATGCATGAACATTAATACGAACAAGAGACATCGTAAGACAAGTCACACgcaaatgcacaaattttaaatttttataggaTACgaaaatataacatatatataaaatataaagtacttttagataaattataataatattttgatattaaaatataaattaatattttaatttttaatattttttaattatataaaatattaaaatattattttattttaataaataataatatatactatttctaaactcattttaaaaatacatattataaGTTGAATATGTTAACATGTAATGGTATTTATGTGTGTATAAACATGTTTAtaaaagaattatttattttttattaagacgcAGTTGGACAAAATAAACATCAGATGACTATCAATAAATGTCGTATCCGAAATATATCGGATATGCAGACACAACAATTTAATTAAGTATATATGCTTCATAACCTCTAacgaattttctttttattatattttaacaaaGATAGCAATTTGTTCCAAAAAATtccattttgaaatttttttcaaaagaaaattgtatgtaaatttatatgttttaaattaaatatatattgcaAATCATGTCAACTTTTTTGAATTTCCAATTCACCTctatattttggaaaataaacaaaaaccattgttttcctttaaattacaatttttcatatataatttttttagcttgtattttttaaattgtagATTCAACTATGTTTAAGTGTACACTaatagatatatattaaaatacaaaatatatattaaaaatatgtatttatatatgtattataaatACATAGACTTAATATTTTTGTTGTAGATTCAATTCTTTACTACCAATGAGAACCATTATAACAAGTGATCTATAGATACTTTTATTATAAATTCTCAAAGTCTAAAAATATATGGTAATTCCAGTAAAATAATTTATATCAAGAAGTggatcttctcaatttttttaaaatta from Arachis hypogaea cultivar Tifrunner chromosome 10, arahy.Tifrunner.gnm2.J5K5, whole genome shotgun sequence includes:
- the LOC112715743 gene encoding probable inactive receptor kinase At5g58300, whose translation is MKLRLFIVVLVLLSFIVSLFELIVADLNSDKQALLEFASAVPHAPRLNWNESTSVCNSWIGVTCNSNRTRVTGIRLPGIGLTGSIPENTLGKLDTLRVLSLHSNGLKGNLPSDIVSIPSLQFALLHHNNFSGPIPSSVSPKLVAFDVSFNSFSGRIPPAFQNLRRLTWLYLQNNNISGTIPEFNLPRLKQLNLSYNNLNGTIPNSVKTFPYTSFVGNSRLCGPPLNNCSSISPSPSPSPEYQPSSPSTTQDQKDHKNNFGLATILALVIGGIAFLSLLVLVFFICCLKRKPKDSTKKSGGILKGKGSCAGKTEISKSFGSGVQEAEKNKLFFFEGSSYSFDLEDLLKASAEVLGKGSYGTAYKAVLEEGTTVVVKRLKEVVVGKKEFEQQMEIVGRIGRHPNVMPLRAYYYSKDEKLLVYNFMLGGSLFHLLHGNRGATRTPLDWDSRVKISLGAAKGVAFIHSECGPKFTHGNIKSTNVLISQELDACISDVGLPPLMNTPATMSRANGYRAPEVTDAKKITQKSDVYSFGVLLLEMLTGKTPMRHPGHEDIVDLPRWVKSVVREEWTAEVFDEELLRGQYVEEEMVQMLQIALACVAKAPDMRPRMDEAVRMIEEIKHPESKNRPSSESESNAQTP